The Chryseobacterium suipulveris genome window below encodes:
- a CDS encoding T9SS type A sorting domain-containing protein, which yields MKKIFTILSIAAIASLSAQNLLVNPGFETWTDPAAKPDGWNAMNGGSKETVTVHSGVNSVKLIPVAPNTNANIAAVDVPATENTQYSVGYWVLDNVANSRGRHWIQFRTASANITPGAGGAAFQPSTYTSDAPQWVFVSATATTPATTTILRFDYRVYSQNNIITDPIYFDDVQLVQGALAVTDVNSFDKAIKMNTIVGNELRVILPARATVNIYSAEGRLVSSNRVNSGEAINTSSLAKGNYIVTVSDGSATISRKVMKN from the coding sequence ATGAAAAAAATCTTTACAATTTTAAGTATTGCGGCAATTGCTTCATTATCTGCTCAAAATTTATTAGTGAATCCAGGATTTGAAACCTGGACAGATCCAGCTGCGAAACCAGATGGTTGGAACGCGATGAACGGAGGTTCTAAAGAAACAGTTACCGTACATTCAGGTGTTAATTCCGTTAAATTAATTCCGGTTGCTCCAAATACAAATGCAAATATTGCGGCAGTAGATGTACCTGCAACTGAAAACACACAATATTCTGTTGGATATTGGGTTCTTGACAATGTTGCAAATTCAAGAGGAAGACATTGGATTCAGTTCAGAACAGCTTCAGCAAACATTACACCAGGAGCAGGCGGAGCAGCTTTTCAGCCATCTACCTACACTTCAGATGCTCCACAGTGGGTATTTGTTAGCGCAACTGCAACAACTCCGGCTACAACAACAATTTTAAGATTTGATTACAGAGTTTATTCTCAAAACAACATCATCACAGATCCAATTTATTTTGACGACGTTCAGTTAGTTCAAGGTGCTTTGGCTGTAACAGATGTGAATTCCTTCGACAAAGCAATTAAAATGAACACTATCGTTGGAAACGAATTAAGAGTAATTCTTCCGGCAAGAGCTACCGTAAACATCTATTCTGCAGAAGGAAGATTGGTAAGTTCAAACAGAGTAAACAGCGGAGAGGCAATCAATACTTCTTCCCTTGCAAAAGGAAACTATATCGTAACAGTAAGTGACGGTTCTGCAACTATCAGCAGAAAAGTGATGAAAAACTAA
- a CDS encoding DUF4846 domain-containing protein, with the protein MKILFNFGLKFPPLVKFRHILFLLSVFAFQRISAQVVETTTPLIIDESKSTIRTRFAPPKGFSWVREEQGSFSEYLTFFPLHPPNLPVRDFNMVPIEKQYNHIAILNIDVGDKDLQQCADAWMRLYGEYLWSQKRFDEIGFHFTSGQFLSWNDYKSGIRTKEDRRKKVTFHKTGKVDDSYATFREYLNIIFRYAGTISLDKEAVPVRRNYEIKPGDFLITPGSPGHSVFVVGRVRSSTGKYLYLLAESFMPAQDIHILRNPNNANLSPWYELDINAPKTVTAKYIFKPTSIKRFHAIK; encoded by the coding sequence TTGAAAATATTATTTAATTTTGGTTTAAAGTTCCCACCATTGGTAAAATTTCGACACATCCTGTTTCTGCTTTCAGTCTTCGCTTTTCAGCGGATCTCTGCACAAGTTGTCGAAACTACCACGCCTTTAATCATCGACGAAAGCAAGTCAACGATCCGAACAAGGTTTGCGCCGCCAAAAGGTTTTTCGTGGGTGCGTGAAGAGCAGGGGAGTTTCAGCGAGTACCTCACTTTTTTTCCGCTCCATCCGCCGAATTTGCCGGTTCGGGATTTTAATATGGTCCCGATCGAAAAGCAGTACAACCATATCGCAATCCTGAATATCGATGTGGGCGACAAAGACCTTCAGCAATGTGCCGATGCATGGATGCGGCTTTATGGTGAATATTTATGGTCGCAGAAAAGGTTCGACGAAATCGGGTTTCATTTCACAAGCGGCCAGTTTCTGTCGTGGAACGATTACAAAAGCGGAATACGCACCAAGGAAGACCGCCGCAAGAAAGTGACCTTTCACAAAACGGGAAAAGTCGATGATTCCTACGCAACATTCCGAGAATACCTCAATATTATTTTCCGCTATGCGGGAACCATTTCTTTGGATAAGGAGGCGGTTCCGGTGCGCAGAAACTACGAAATTAAACCGGGCGATTTTCTCATCACTCCGGGAAGTCCGGGGCACTCGGTTTTCGTTGTTGGAAGAGTCAGAAGCAGCACGGGGAAATATCTTTATCTTTTGGCGGAAAGTTTCATGCCGGCTCAAGACATCCACATCTTGCGAAACCCGAACAACGCCAATCTTTCGCCATGGTACGAACTCGATATCAACGCACCGAAAACGGTAACCGCGAAATACATCTTCAAACCGACTTCAATTAAAAGGTTCCACGCGATCAAGTAG
- a CDS encoding exo-beta-N-acetylmuramidase NamZ family protein, which yields MNLMSKIKNLFLIVLIYFSFQTTVSAQNTDKQCFKTGADRPELYLPLLKNKTIAVVTNQTGLLNDKTFLVDFLVKNTIKIKTIFAPEHGFRGDADAGEHVKNGVDSKTGIPIVSLYGSNKKPTPGQLKGIDLVVFDIQDVGVRFYTYISTLTYVMEAGAENNVEIMVLDRPNPHDGYIDGPALKDQWKSFVGMHNIPVVYGLTIGEYGKMINGEKWLKNGIQAKYTLIPMMNYHKKQRYKISDKPSPNLPNDKSINLYPSLCFFEGTQVSVGRGTDLPFQIYGSPWTKNLPYKFTPKPNYGAKDPFLNGKLCYGENLSKHPEELRKLNLDWLLNAYKNYKNPQQDFFLKNLFFDKLAGTDELRKQIIAGKTEVEIRQSWQKDLDAFEKIRTKYVVYED from the coding sequence ATGAATTTAATGTCCAAAATTAAAAATTTATTTCTGATTGTGTTGATTTATTTTAGCTTTCAAACCACCGTTTCAGCACAAAACACCGATAAGCAATGCTTTAAAACAGGTGCAGACCGACCCGAACTTTATCTTCCTTTGCTTAAAAATAAAACAATTGCAGTCGTTACGAACCAAACCGGATTGCTCAACGACAAAACTTTTCTGGTAGATTTCCTCGTTAAAAACACTATTAAGATTAAAACCATTTTCGCCCCCGAACACGGGTTTCGCGGTGATGCTGATGCAGGTGAGCACGTAAAAAACGGAGTGGATTCCAAGACAGGAATCCCAATTGTCTCACTTTACGGAAGCAACAAAAAACCGACTCCTGGACAATTGAAGGGAATCGATTTGGTCGTTTTTGATATTCAAGATGTTGGCGTACGCTTTTACACCTATATTTCCACTTTGACTTATGTAATGGAAGCTGGAGCGGAAAACAATGTCGAAATAATGGTTCTGGACCGACCAAATCCACACGACGGATATATTGACGGCCCTGCCTTAAAAGACCAATGGAAAAGTTTCGTCGGAATGCACAATATTCCCGTTGTTTATGGTTTGACGATTGGCGAATACGGCAAAATGATAAATGGCGAAAAGTGGCTCAAAAACGGAATTCAAGCAAAATACACTTTGATTCCGATGATGAACTACCACAAAAAACAACGCTACAAAATCTCAGACAAACCTTCGCCAAATCTTCCGAATGACAAATCCATCAATCTTTATCCGAGCTTGTGTTTCTTTGAGGGAACGCAGGTTTCCGTAGGTCGCGGAACGGATTTACCTTTCCAGATTTATGGAAGTCCGTGGACGAAAAATCTGCCCTACAAATTCACCCCAAAACCAAACTATGGTGCAAAAGATCCATTCCTGAATGGCAAACTTTGTTATGGCGAAAACCTCTCTAAACATCCAGAAGAACTCAGGAAGCTGAATTTGGACTGGCTTTTAAACGCCTACAAAAATTACAAAAACCCGCAACAGGATTTCTTTCTAAAAAATCTGTTTTTCGACAAACTCGCAGGAACCGACGAACTGAGAAAGCAGA
- a CDS encoding YceI family protein: MKKLFAIFTALVFSVSAFGQLVLKNDPAHSRIQFEVIHLGINDITGNFDKANLTINADQKNFVNSKLTFTVDVNSINTHIEARDNHLRSADFFDVAKYPTMDFVSTSLVKTANNFYTLNGNLTMHGVTKPVTLTLVYRGSTVNAMNKKTTHGYQVSGTLNRSDFGIGPKFPIPMINDLIRIKGDFELTAD, from the coding sequence ATGAAAAAATTATTTGCAATCTTTACCGCGTTGGTATTTTCGGTTTCTGCTTTCGGGCAGCTTGTCCTTAAAAACGATCCCGCTCACTCGAGAATCCAGTTTGAAGTGATCCACCTTGGAATCAACGATATTACCGGAAATTTTGACAAAGCGAATCTTACCATTAATGCCGACCAAAAAAACTTCGTCAACTCGAAACTGACCTTCACCGTTGATGTAAACTCGATCAACACCCACATTGAAGCGAGAGACAACCATTTGAGAAGCGCAGATTTCTTTGATGTGGCAAAATATCCAACGATGGATTTTGTGAGCACTTCACTCGTTAAGACCGCAAACAATTTCTATACGCTCAACGGTAACCTCACCATGCACGGAGTTACAAAACCGGTGACTTTAACGCTTGTTTACAGAGGTTCGACCGTAAATGCGATGAACAAAAAAACCACTCACGGTTACCAAGTTTCCGGAACTCTGAACAGGTCCGACTTCGGAATCGGTCCGAAATTCCCAATCCCGATGATCAACGACCTGATCAGAATCAAAGGTGATTTCGAACTGACAGCAGACTAA
- a CDS encoding ABC transporter permease codes for MKFPLYFSKKIAFSKDNKNNLSRIIVFIGRLSVALGVIVSLITVSTGIGSKTAIKERMADFSGHISIKSEKSNNSYNSSPLSTEGLQIQKIKELPDVASLQEYVTSSGILRKEHNFAGIIFKGIGPDFDHERFKKFLIEGKTPRVKEGVYNGGVCISSKLASDLHLKVKDSIVAIFSKEDQKPLYRKFEVVGIYKTDIKMIDDLFVIGGINHARKIQGMNDSEIGGIDVFLKNINDIDKDAPAVDKLSGYKNYTVKATEEYPQIMDFISIFDTNIALIIAIMLFVVIINIVMVLLILIIERTNSIGMLKTLGASNGQIRTIFINYTLLIMIPGLVLGNLIGLGFLLLQKYFSIIKLNPENYYISTVPVDLNIFYILAISLGILVVSAISLILPSYLISKISPVKAIKYN; via the coding sequence TTGAAATTTCCATTATACTTTTCCAAAAAAATAGCGTTTTCCAAAGATAACAAAAATAATCTCTCGCGGATTATTGTCTTTATTGGTCGGCTTTCTGTAGCTTTGGGTGTGATTGTTTCGCTGATCACGGTATCTACTGGAATCGGTTCGAAAACTGCGATCAAGGAAAGAATGGCCGATTTTTCGGGACACATTTCTATCAAGTCGGAAAAGTCGAATAACTCTTACAATTCTTCGCCATTGAGTACGGAAGGTCTTCAAATTCAAAAAATTAAAGAACTTCCTGATGTCGCATCGTTGCAAGAATATGTTACCTCAAGCGGAATCTTGCGTAAGGAGCACAATTTTGCTGGAATTATTTTTAAAGGAATAGGACCTGATTTTGACCACGAAAGATTTAAGAAATTTTTGATTGAAGGGAAAACTCCAAGAGTGAAAGAGGGGGTTTATAATGGAGGTGTTTGTATTTCTTCAAAGTTGGCGTCGGATCTGCATTTAAAAGTTAAAGACAGTATCGTTGCGATCTTTTCAAAAGAAGATCAGAAACCGCTTTACAGAAAATTCGAGGTAGTAGGAATTTACAAGACCGATATTAAAATGATTGACGACCTTTTCGTTATCGGTGGAATCAATCACGCGCGAAAAATTCAGGGAATGAATGACAGCGAAATTGGTGGGATTGACGTGTTCCTCAAAAATATTAACGATATCGATAAAGACGCACCTGCTGTTGATAAACTCTCAGGATACAAAAACTACACTGTAAAAGCAACCGAAGAATATCCACAAATTATGGATTTTATTTCGATTTTTGATACCAACATCGCGCTGATCATTGCTATCATGCTTTTTGTGGTCATCATCAATATAGTGATGGTACTTCTGATTCTGATTATAGAAAGGACTAATTCGATCGGGATGCTTAAAACATTGGGAGCAAGTAACGGACAAATCAGGACGATTTTCATCAACTATACTTTGCTCATTATGATTCCTGGGCTGGTTTTAGGGAATTTGATTGGTCTTGGTTTTCTGCTACTCCAGAAATATTTCAGCATCATTAAACTAAATCCCGAAAATTACTATATAAGTACGGTTCCTGTAGATCTGAACATCTTCTATATTCTCGCAATTTCGTTGGGAATTCTAGTGGTATCGGCAATTTCGCTCATCTTGCCGAGTTACCTGATCAGTAAGATTTCGCCAGTGAAAGCAATTAAATACAATTAA
- a CDS encoding AEC family transporter, translating into MSNLILLFLCLFLGIFLRKVKLFPKNGHLALNAFVVNISLSSLSLYYIPKIEMNWQVIFPVAVQWLNILLAIPFFVLIGRKMNWSKGMIGALILGAGLGNSSFIGIPVIHALYGESGMKTVMLVDQPGGFVALFTVGIAVANYFSGGRSSVKETILKIVKYPPFIAFTIAVLLNIFSLQIPTDLDEVFAKLGATTVPLALVSVGSQLRWQKFESEKKPLVLALVFKLILFPLLIFILYFFIFNQRGEMIEISFLEAGMAPMITAGIIANTHNLQPKLTNLIIGIGIPLSFITLAFWYFVMKYFV; encoded by the coding sequence ATGTCAAACCTCATTTTACTTTTCCTTTGTCTGTTTCTTGGAATTTTTCTGAGGAAAGTAAAGCTTTTTCCCAAGAACGGACATTTGGCGCTGAACGCATTTGTCGTGAATATTTCGTTGTCGTCACTGTCCTTATATTACATTCCTAAAATCGAGATGAATTGGCAGGTGATTTTTCCGGTCGCGGTACAGTGGCTGAATATTCTGCTTGCAATCCCCTTCTTTGTGTTGATCGGCCGGAAAATGAACTGGAGCAAAGGAATGATCGGCGCGCTAATTTTAGGAGCTGGATTGGGAAATTCTTCCTTTATCGGAATTCCGGTGATTCACGCTCTCTATGGTGAAAGCGGCATGAAAACAGTGATGCTCGTCGATCAACCGGGAGGATTTGTAGCATTGTTTACGGTGGGAATTGCGGTGGCGAATTATTTTTCCGGTGGCCGAAGTTCAGTAAAGGAAACCATTCTGAAAATTGTGAAATATCCGCCGTTCATCGCCTTTACGATTGCGGTTTTGCTAAATATTTTCTCACTTCAGATCCCAACTGATTTGGACGAGGTTTTTGCAAAATTGGGAGCAACAACGGTTCCTCTCGCGTTGGTTTCTGTGGGAAGTCAGCTGAGATGGCAGAAATTCGAAAGTGAAAAGAAGCCGCTTGTTCTAGCACTCGTCTTTAAGCTGATTTTATTTCCGTTGCTGATTTTCATCCTGTATTTCTTCATCTTCAACCAACGTGGCGAAATGATTGAAATCTCCTTTCTGGAAGCAGGAATGGCGCCGATGATCACCGCTGGAATTATTGCGAACACCCACAATCTTCAACCAAAATTAACCAACCTCATCATCGGAATCGGAATTCCGCTGTCGTTCATCACATTGGCGTTCTGGTATTTTGTGATGAAGTATTTTGTGTAG
- a CDS encoding PLP-dependent cysteine synthase family protein has product MKYAENILETIGNTPLVKLNKVLGEDFPALVLAKVETFNPGNSVKDRMALKMIEDAEKDGRLKPGGTIIEGTSGNTGMGLALAAIVKGYKCIFVTNSKQSKEKCDILRAVGAEVIVCPTDVKPTDPRSYYSVSKRLATETENGWYVNQYDNLSNREAHYESTAPEIWEQTDGRITHFVVGAGTGGTICGVGKFLKEKNQNIQIIGVDTFGSILKEFHETGEIHYDHAYTYITEGIGEDIIPENYDMSVIDHFEKVTDKDGAVYARKLAKEEGIFCGYSAGSAISALVQMKDQFTKDDVVVVLLHDHGSRYVGKIYNDDWMKEQGWL; this is encoded by the coding sequence ATGAAATATGCAGAAAACATTCTCGAAACTATAGGAAACACACCTCTTGTGAAACTCAACAAGGTTTTAGGTGAAGATTTCCCTGCTTTGGTTTTGGCAAAAGTAGAAACATTTAACCCTGGAAATTCTGTGAAAGATCGAATGGCGCTTAAAATGATCGAAGACGCTGAGAAAGACGGCAGATTGAAGCCAGGAGGAACCATTATCGAAGGAACGTCTGGAAACACTGGAATGGGATTGGCTCTGGCTGCAATTGTGAAAGGATACAAATGTATCTTTGTGACAAACTCGAAGCAGTCCAAAGAAAAATGTGATATTTTGAGGGCGGTAGGAGCGGAAGTAATCGTGTGTCCGACTGATGTGAAACCAACCGACCCGCGTTCTTACTATTCCGTTTCAAAAAGATTGGCTACAGAAACCGAAAACGGGTGGTACGTGAATCAATACGACAATTTATCGAACAGGGAAGCGCATTACGAATCAACCGCGCCCGAAATTTGGGAGCAAACGGACGGAAGAATCACGCACTTTGTGGTAGGAGCGGGAACGGGTGGAACAATTTGCGGCGTTGGTAAATTTTTAAAAGAAAAGAACCAAAACATCCAGATAATCGGCGTTGACACATTTGGTTCGATCCTGAAAGAATTTCACGAAACTGGTGAAATACATTACGATCACGCCTATACTTATATTACAGAAGGAATCGGCGAAGACATTATTCCTGAAAATTACGATATGTCGGTAATTGACCATTTCGAGAAAGTGACGGATAAAGACGGAGCCGTTTACGCCCGGAAACTTGCAAAGGAAGAAGGGATTTTCTGCGGTTACTCTGCAGGAAGTGCTATTTCTGCATTGGTACAGATGAAAGATCAGTTTACAAAAGATGACGTGGTTGTAGTATTGCTTCACGACCACGGTTCAAGATATGTCGGGAAAATTTATAATGACGACTGGATGAAAGAGCAGGGTTGGCTCTGA
- a CDS encoding DsbA family oxidoreductase — translation MKVDIWSDIRCPFCYVGKKKFEKALEKFSHGENIDVVWHSFQLDPNLKTQPERDPFDFFSEAKGIPVAQAKLMHDHARNAGKEAGIEFNFENQKVANSFKGHLLIQLAKSKNIANEMEEALFKAQFIDAKNIDDEATLIEIGKSVGLNEEEIRNALTSADFGYKVSEDSQIARQLGINSVPFFVFNDKYGVSGAQQPELFLEVLEKSYSEFAQGDKGLQILNSGESCDVDGNCE, via the coding sequence ATGAAAGTAGATATCTGGAGCGACATCCGTTGTCCGTTCTGTTACGTAGGAAAAAAGAAATTTGAAAAAGCCCTCGAAAAATTTTCGCACGGTGAAAATATTGACGTGGTGTGGCACAGCTTTCAGCTGGATCCCAATCTGAAAACTCAGCCGGAAAGAGATCCTTTCGATTTCTTCTCTGAAGCCAAGGGAATTCCTGTTGCACAGGCAAAACTGATGCACGACCATGCACGAAACGCTGGAAAAGAAGCAGGAATCGAATTCAATTTCGAAAACCAAAAAGTGGCAAACTCGTTTAAAGGTCACCTTTTGATTCAGCTTGCGAAATCAAAAAATATTGCCAATGAAATGGAAGAAGCGCTTTTCAAAGCACAGTTTATCGATGCAAAAAATATCGACGACGAAGCAACGCTGATCGAAATTGGAAAATCTGTGGGCTTGAATGAAGAAGAAATCCGCAATGCATTAACTTCCGCCGACTTTGGCTATAAGGTAAGCGAAGACTCACAAATCGCGCGACAATTGGGAATCAATTCCGTTCCGTTTTTTGTATTTAATGACAAGTATGGCGTTTCCGGAGCGCAGCAACCTGAACTTTTCCTGGAAGTTTTAGAGAAATCCTACAGCGAATTTGCACAGGGCGACAAGGGATTACAAATTTTAAACTCCGGCGAAAGCTGTGATGTGGATGGGAATTGTGAGTAA
- a CDS encoding gluzincin family metallopeptidase gives MKRLLCGILSVIMWIAVSGQQDSVYVNARISAHSNQIEVHQEIVWHNTTGTPLNKIKLLNWTAAYKNRNTPLLKRKLEDRKSDLYFAKPDELGSIENFSFRIGSSAPEKFLAESEMLYLPLTQNLQPGEKVRIELDYQLNLPKSNFTGYGFDGKQFLLKYFFIVPDGLETENQNPRHYIDIGENQTRGIYWTVNLDIPANWNVTSNLDENLPNYFQGKLTNDPEFLISQNKFHRMEIPVDGENIKIDFGYELTREESENLEFYLPLQLNFIKTKTGFLPKKIFISEKLKNAENFTGTDDVRFWKFKWELFTESQKTDLNYFSILAKDVVEQSFTFEKNKDHWLINGLKTYLEIQYIDRYYKDEKLLGKLPENFDIFGLKPLKLFHAADLKLSERYGLAYQYIMTQNMDQKISEPFDKLSNFNATAISHFEMGNIFFFIAEKMEHEKFEDFVRSYVEKNNGKPIDSKDFLDQLTLASSYSSEFLEKFIQQKNRTNFDLKRYKKNGDQFQVKIRKNTVQQIPFKVETQSKNGKKHEFWFDTDDSTEPKTYNIPQSDAEKIVVNNEYIFPENNFRDNYRYTRGLFANTKKIKFKLFKDIPNPEFNEIYLNPRVNFNAYDKILMGLNFRNSSLFERKFNYSFTPYFSTGTGKLTGSGGLSYSFQPAESFFRSLDLGLSGSYFHYDYSLSYRKFSAFAGMSFAKNPRSDIGRNLGISYNYFDKDLTPKMIAENEYSRYNLWNIGYGYSDRRLIHEKYFSTNFQFMEDFQKISAEAFYRWEFAKDKKISFRWFGGYFLTNYTKNNLFDYGISRVSNYAFSYGLLGQSATSGILSQQMVIAEGGFKSYLGNSANQWITSFNVDSHVWRWFNVYADAGMYKSKSMDAKFIWDSGVKVKVIPDFLEVYFPVQSSLGFEPSFKDYQKRIRFTLVMNFSAITNYFRRGWF, from the coding sequence ATGAAAAGACTTTTGTGCGGAATTTTGTCGGTGATTATGTGGATTGCTGTTTCTGGTCAACAGGACAGCGTTTATGTGAATGCACGGATTTCAGCACATTCCAACCAAATCGAGGTGCATCAGGAAATTGTTTGGCATAATACGACCGGAACTCCATTAAATAAAATCAAATTACTGAACTGGACTGCAGCGTATAAAAACCGAAACACGCCGCTCCTGAAAAGAAAACTGGAAGACAGAAAAAGCGACCTCTACTTCGCGAAACCCGATGAATTGGGAAGTATAGAAAATTTTAGTTTTCGGATTGGAAGTTCAGCACCGGAAAAATTCTTGGCAGAAAGTGAAATGCTCTACCTTCCTTTAACCCAAAATCTGCAACCCGGGGAAAAGGTAAGAATAGAATTAGATTATCAACTCAATTTACCAAAGTCAAACTTTACTGGATATGGTTTTGATGGCAAACAATTTCTACTGAAATACTTCTTCATCGTTCCCGATGGTTTGGAAACAGAAAACCAGAACCCGCGACACTACATCGATATCGGCGAAAACCAAACCCGCGGAATCTACTGGACGGTGAATCTCGACATTCCTGCCAACTGGAACGTGACAAGCAACTTAGACGAAAATCTGCCGAATTATTTTCAAGGAAAACTGACGAACGATCCTGAATTTCTTATTTCGCAAAACAAATTTCACCGAATGGAAATTCCTGTGGATGGTGAAAATATAAAGATCGATTTCGGATATGAACTAACACGCGAAGAATCGGAAAACCTGGAATTCTATTTACCGCTTCAACTGAATTTCATTAAAACCAAAACAGGTTTCTTGCCCAAGAAAATCTTCATTAGTGAAAAGTTAAAGAATGCTGAAAACTTCACTGGAACCGACGATGTCAGGTTCTGGAAATTCAAGTGGGAACTTTTTACAGAATCGCAGAAAACCGACCTCAACTATTTCAGTATTTTGGCGAAAGATGTTGTGGAGCAGTCATTTACCTTCGAAAAAAACAAAGACCACTGGCTGATCAACGGACTGAAAACCTATCTCGAAATTCAGTACATCGACCGGTATTACAAAGATGAAAAACTCCTTGGAAAACTGCCGGAAAACTTCGACATTTTTGGGTTGAAGCCGCTGAAACTTTTTCACGCCGCAGATTTGAAACTTTCCGAACGATACGGATTAGCGTACCAGTACATTATGACCCAGAATATGGATCAAAAGATTTCGGAACCTTTTGATAAACTGAGCAACTTCAATGCGACGGCAATCAGCCACTTCGAGATGGGGAACATTTTTTTCTTTATCGCCGAAAAAATGGAGCATGAAAAATTCGAGGACTTCGTGCGAAGCTACGTGGAAAAAAATAACGGGAAACCCATCGACAGCAAGGATTTTCTGGATCAGCTGACTTTAGCTTCCAGTTATTCATCCGAGTTTCTGGAAAAATTCATCCAGCAGAAAAACCGCACCAACTTCGACCTTAAACGCTACAAAAAAAACGGCGACCAATTTCAGGTGAAAATCCGCAAAAACACCGTGCAGCAAATTCCATTTAAAGTCGAAACCCAAAGCAAAAACGGCAAGAAACACGAGTTTTGGTTCGACACCGACGACTCCACAGAACCGAAAACCTACAATATCCCGCAATCAGATGCCGAGAAAATTGTAGTTAATAACGAGTATATTTTCCCGGAAAATAATTTTCGCGACAATTACCGTTACACGAGAGGACTTTTTGCCAACACCAAGAAAATTAAGTTCAAGCTCTTCAAGGATATTCCCAATCCTGAATTCAATGAGATTTACCTGAATCCGCGGGTAAATTTCAATGCTTACGACAAAATTTTGATGGGTTTGAATTTCAGGAACTCCTCGCTTTTTGAAAGGAAATTTAATTATTCGTTCACGCCATACTTCAGCACGGGAACAGGAAAACTGACCGGTTCCGGCGGACTCTCCTACTCTTTTCAGCCCGCGGAAAGTTTTTTCAGAAGTTTGGATTTGGGACTGAGCGGTTCCTACTTTCATTACGATTATAGTTTGAGCTACCGAAAATTCAGTGCATTTGCCGGAATGAGCTTTGCCAAAAACCCGAGAAGTGATATCGGCAGGAACTTGGGAATATCCTACAATTACTTTGACAAAGACCTGACTCCAAAAATGATTGCAGAAAACGAGTACTCGCGATACAATCTTTGGAATATCGGTTACGGATATTCGGATCGGCGACTGATCCACGAGAAATATTTCAGCACGAACTTCCAGTTTATGGAAGATTTCCAGAAAATTTCTGCGGAGGCATTTTACCGTTGGGAATTTGCCAAAGACAAGAAAATCAGCTTCCGTTGGTTTGGCGGATACTTCCTGACGAACTATACCAAAAATAATCTTTTCGATTATGGAATTTCCAGGGTTTCAAACTATGCTTTCTCTTACGGACTTCTGGGACAGAGCGCCACGTCGGGAATTTTGTCGCAGCAGATGGTCATTGCGGAAGGCGGCTTTAAATCTTATCTCGGAAACAGCGCAAACCAATGGATCACCAGTTTCAATGTGGACTCGCACGTTTGGCGCTGGTTCAATGTTTACGCAGATGCAGGAATGTACAAAAGCAAATCGATGGATGCGAAATTCATCTGGGATTCGGGAGTGAAGGTGAAAGTGATCCCCGATTTTCTGGAAGTGTATTTCCCGGTGCAGAGTTCGCTCGGTTTCGAACCGTCGTTTAAGGATTACCAAAAGAGAATCCGCTTTACTTTGGTGATGAATTTCTCGGCGATCACCAATTATTTCAGGAGAGGATGGTTCTAA
- a CDS encoding T9SS type A sorting domain-containing protein, giving the protein MKKLYSLFAAVVIAATVSAQGTEGFSSQANTTGTNYTTVNFTGMDNTTWALALARIVDTSANYAITGSTALMNANGTITITFGSGVGNLKFQYMKAFTGGTARSIQVSVNGTIVNTTPTFGSGSGAQTTVYDYSYDINSSGSTVVEVKVLGAQTSLDNFVWTAAPTMSVTDINAAKASLVKNTLVNNTINFAAKADVKIVNMNGQVVKTASVNENTTLDVSALTKGTYIVTGVVNGKAVSEKVIKK; this is encoded by the coding sequence ATGAAAAAACTTTATTCATTATTTGCAGCTGTAGTGATTGCTGCAACGGTTAGTGCGCAGGGAACGGAAGGATTTAGTTCTCAAGCAAATACTACTGGTACTAATTATACCACAGTTAACTTCACAGGTATGGATAATACAACTTGGGCTTTAGCTCTTGCAAGGATTGTGGACACCTCTGCAAACTATGCGATTACGGGATCCACTGCTTTGATGAACGCCAATGGTACAATCACAATTACTTTTGGTAGTGGTGTTGGAAATTTGAAATTCCAGTATATGAAGGCGTTTACTGGCGGTACTGCAAGAAGTATTCAGGTTTCCGTAAATGGAACTATTGTTAATACAACTCCTACTTTTGGATCAGGAAGTGGAGCTCAAACGACAGTTTATGATTATTCCTACGATATCAACAGTAGTGGAAGTACAGTAGTTGAAGTTAAGGTTCTTGGAGCACAAACTTCTCTTGACAATTTTGTTTGGACAGCTGCTCCAACAATGTCAGTTACCGACATCAACGCTGCTAAAGCAAGCTTGGTTAAAAACACTTTGGTTAATAACACCATCAACTTCGCTGCTAAAGCTGACGTGAAAATCGTGAACATGAACGGACAGGTTGTGAAAACAGCTTCTGTAAACGAAAACACAACTCTTGACGTTTCTGCACTTACTAAAGGAACTTACATCGTAACCGGTGTGGTAAACGGTAAAGCGGTTTCTGAAAAAGTAATAAAAAAATAA